GCGTCGACGAGGGTGTCGCCCGGGCCGACGGCCCCGAGGTGGTCCATGAGGAACTCCGCCTGCGCCGATTCGAGCCGGTGCAGTTCCGCGATGAGCTTCTTCTCGTACTCGCTGTGCGCCGGGTCGCCGAGCGCGGCGTGGTCCACGTCCCCGATGCCGTAGTGGTGGTGGTACAGCCCGTCCACGTCACCGAGGCGGAGATTGACCGGTCGTGCCTCCGAGTTCCAGTAGCGGGCGATGTCCTCCTGGTACGCGGTCGCCGGGGCCGGGATCTTCGCGGCGGCGGTCCCGGGGGCGGCGGAGGTCGTCTCAGTCGTCACAGAAAAGTCCGTTCTTTACCAGAAGTCGGGAAGGCTGTATCGGTAGGTGTTGGTGCGGTGCCAGTCGTGGTTGCCGTCGACCCAGGCGGCCACTCCCCGGAGGAAGCGCAGCACCGGGGGCAGCGGGCAGGCCTTCGCGAGGTCGGCCGCGGCGGTCTCGAAGGCGTGCTGGAGTTCGTTGTGGACCTCGACGGCCTTCAGATAGGCGTCGCGCTCGGAGAGCCGCTCGCGTTCCGCGATCACCACCGGCAGGTTCAGGTGGACGCCCGGGCTGTCGAGTTCCTTGGTGTACGAGTAGAGGTCGTTGACAATGGTGGTCGCGTTGCCCGCGAGGGCGATGACCCGCTGCATGTCCGGCCGCGCGTGCAGATCCGCGGGCAGTTCGTAGTCGCCGACGGTGTCGGTGATGGTGGGGCAGGGGCGGAAGTTGTTGAACTGGCGCATCGCCAGGTACTCCCACACCTCCGGGACGTGGCCGGTCTGGGCCCAGGCGGCTTCCGCCAGGTAGCCCATGTGCAGCCGGGCCATGTCGTGCCGGTAGCGGTCGGCCTGCGAGGGTGTGGCCGCGCGGACGAAGTAGCCCATCGCGCTGCGGTACGCCCGGCGGGGGGCGTCCGAGACGAGGGACTCCTGCCACGCCGAGGCGTACTCCGCCGTGGTGTGGAGGTGGTCGAGCGTCGTGTGCGCGAGGAGGAGACGCCCGCCGAGACCGACGGGTGACCCCCCGTGGTCCTCGCAGTAGCAGTCGTCCACCGCGTTCTCGGCCACCATGAGCCGCGTGGCGAGCATCAGGTGGTCGACCGTCGGAGCGTCGGGGTGGCAGGCCACCATGTAGCGGCCGACGGAGAAGCCGTCGAACTGTCCCTCCCATTCCTCGGGATAGAGCTGCACCTCGTCCTCGGCCCAGTGCTTGATCCGGCGGCTGACCTCCTCGACGCGCACGGGATCGGGCTCCGGGACGGAATGGTGGTAGAGCCCGGGGACGGCTCGGCCCGCGGCGGGCGGAGCGGGTGTCGCGGACACCGGTTGCGCAGGCGGGGGTTCGCACCTGGCGGACAGTGCGAGGGAGGACGTGCCCAGTCCGGTGGGGCCGCGCAGGATTCCTTGGAAGGCGATCCCCTGGAGGGCGACCTCCTGGAGGGCGGAACCGGCCGCGGTCGTGTCCGGCGTGTGTCGTGCGGTGGAGGGGGGCGCCGGGGGCGGTGGCGGGTCGGGGGCCGTGACCGGCGGATGCAGTGCTGCCAGAAAGCCGGAGGCGGCCCGCGTGGCCGCAAGGTCGGGGACCACCGGCGCGGGGGCGTCGGGCACGGTCGTGGGCGGGCTCGGTCGCCGCTCGGGCGGGGGTGATCCGAGGGGCCCGGAGTCGGGCATCGTCGGCTCCTTGCTGCGGTGGGGTGGGCGGTCCGTCGTGCTCGGACGTGTCACACGTGGACCTGCGGCGGGCCAGGGCGTCAGGACGTCAGCGCGGCCTGGGGGCGATCTGCACGTTCTCCATCACCCCGAGGGCGTCGGGCAGGAGCACCGCGGCGGAGTAGTAGGTACTGACGAGGTACGAGATGATCGCCTGCTCGTTGATGCCCATGAACCGCACGGAGAGCCCCGGTTCGTACTCGTCCAGCAGCCCTGTCTGCCGCAGACCGATGACGCCCTGGTTCTGCTCGCCGGTGCGCATCGCGATGATGGTGCTGGTCTGCTCCTTGCTGACCGGGATCTTGTTGCAGGGCAGGATGGGGACTCCGCGCCAGGCGGGGACGGATTGCCCGCCGAGGTCGACGTGGTCGGGGTAGAGACCGCAGGCGTTGAAGCCACGTCCGATGGCGGCGATCGTCCTGGGATGGGCGAGGAACAGTTTGGTGCCGCGCCGGCGGCAGAGCAGATCGTCCATGTCGTCAGGGGTCGGCGGCCCGGAGCGGGGTTGGATGCGCTGCTTGAAGTCGACGTTGTGCAGCAGCCCGAACTCGCGGTTGTTGATCAGCTCGTGTTCCTGACGTTCCCGCAACGCCTCGATGGTGAGCCGCAGTTGCTCCTCACTCTGGTTCATCGGACCGTTGTAGAGGTCGGCTACCCGGGTGTGGACCCGCAGCACGGTCTGCGCGACGGAGAGCTCGTACTCGCGAGGCTTCGGCTCGTAGTCGACGAAGGTGCCAGGCAGTTCGGCCTCGCCGACGTGACCGGCCGACAGGGCGATCTCCGCCTCGCCGTGTTTGTTCTGCCGCTGCCGCGCGCGGGAGCTGAACCGGTCGACGTGGGCCCGTAGGTGGGGTGCGCGGTTCTGGACGGCGGTGAAGTCGGCGTGCGAGAGGGTGAGGAGGGTGCCGGAGGTCTGGGCGGTGACCGTGCAGTCGTGACGGGCGTCGGAGTCCGACAGGGCGTTCTCGCCGAAGTGGTCGCCGTCCGCGAGCACCGCGAGGGAGTTCTCTCCTCCGTACGGGCCCTCGGAGGTCTGGATGAGCCGGCCGTGGGCGATCAGGTGGATCCGGTCCGCGGGGTCGCCGCGCTCGACGAGGACCTCGCCCGCCGTGAAATCGCGTTGCGTGCAGCGGTCGGCGAGGACGGTGAGAACGTCCGCGTCCTCGAATCCGCGCAGAAGGGCCAGTTCGCCGAGCTCCCGGGGGATCACCCGGACCGTGGCGCCCTCCTGGACGAACTCGATGCGCCCGTCGCCGAGGGTGTGGCGCAACCGCCGGTTGACCCGGTAGGCGCCGCCTTTGGCCTCGACCCAGGGCAGCATCCGCAGCAGCCAGCGGGAGGTGATCTCCTGCATCTGCGGGGCGGACTTGGTGGTGGTGGCGAGGTTGCGGGCGGCGGCGGTACTCAGGGACTGCTGCGCCGCGGCGGGTGTGGTGTGGGTTTCCGGGACGCTGTCGACGGACATCGGGGACTTTCTCCTTGCACGGCAGGCCGTCCGGCGCACACGCGTGCGTCGGCCGGGAGACAGGGAGGGTGGGCAACGAGCGGGCAGGATCACGGGTATCCGTCCACCTGCAGAAAGCTAGCCGCTGAACCGGCCGCATTCAGAGGTGAGACGGGATGCTTACCTCGAAGCGGTGACAATCAGTTGAATGCGGTTTATCGGCCCGCAACGTGTCATCGCCTCTCCGGGCAGCCGGGCAGCCGGGCAGCCGGGCAGCCGGGCAGCCGGCGTGTAAGACCGTGTGCGGCGCGAGTTCGCCCGAAGGACGCCGGGCAGGCTGAGGCCGATCCCTTCGAGCGTGGGAACCCGTGGACGTCACGCACCGAGGGAACGTCCTGCGGTGAAGGGGCGTACTCATGTCTCATCGGCGGGGCGGGGCGGGGTGGTGCGGCGGCGGCCATCGGCCTCACGAAGCCCTGTCCGCCCGGCACGCGGAAGGTCGTCACTGCCGGAGGCGTTGACTCAACCTCCCGCCGCAGCGATGCGCGGTCACCGAAGGTCTCCTGGACGAGCAGGTCGGCCTGCCGACCCAACGGTCTGCTTCACGTCCCAGGGGCGCGGCGCGCGGAGGCCGCGGTCGTCGCCGGGGTGAGCACCGAGCGGTACCGGCGGCCGGAGAAGGGGCACATCGCCGACGCGTCCGGCCAGGCTGCGCCCACCGACGGGGCTCGACTCCGGGTTGCGCACGAGCGGAGAAGGAACAGGCGGAACGGCCCGGCACCCGTGGTGCGAGGGCGGCGGACGCCCGGCCCGGCAGCGGCGGTCCCGCGGGCGGAGTCGCTCGCTGGTGCAACCGCCCGTCACGGGCGTCCGAGGCGCGTCGCGGTCGCGGAACCTCAGGCGATGGGCTCCCAGACGAACCCGTCGGGGTCGGTGAAGGGCCCGGCGTCGCTGCCGATCGCGAGCCGGGACGAGCCCGTCCCCTCCGGCGGTACGCCGGCGACCTTGGCCAGGCCGCGACGCCCGTACAGCGACAGTTTGACGGGGCTCGACGAGGCGTCGAACTCGACGTACTTGCTGCCGAAGCTCTTCGCCACCTTGAGACCGCGCTCGACGTAGAACTGCTTGCTCGCGGCCATGTCCGTCACGCCCAGCAGTACGACGATCTCGTCGATCTGCCGGCTGTCCGGGCCGGTGTCCTTCTTCGAGGAGCTCGCGATCTGCCAGACGGTTCCGTCCGGGGCCTGGAGGACGCCGCCGTAGCCCCACAACGACTTCTTGGCGGGCTTCAGCGCCGTGGCGCCGGCGTCGAGCGCGGTGGCGAAGAGGCTGTTGACGATCGACGGCTGGGACACCACGAGCGAGACCGTGAACCAGCGGAAGCCGGAGGTCGGCTCCTCCGACACCCGCAGGCGTACCTCTTTGCCCAGGCCGAAGCCCTGCGAGTAGAAGCGCTCGGCGGCCGCGGGGTCGGCCACTTCCAGGGTGATGAAGTCGATGGAGGTCATGTCCTTCACGCTAGGCGTCCTCCGCGGCCGTTGCTTCTCGAATCCTGACCGATGTCGTCGGCCGACCCGCCGCACCGGTGACGGCCCGGCTGATGGCGCTCCCGGCAGCCCGGCCGCCCGGCAGAACGGCCACCGCCGTGGTCGGGCTGCCACTCCCGTCTCCCCTCGACCCGCTCCGGCTCACCTCGGCCCCTGGCCGCGCCGTGCCGCTGCAAGCGCAGGTGCGAAGCGGGGCGCACGTCAACCGGGCGAGCGGGGCGGGCGGAACGGCATGGTGGGCGGGCCCGAAGGGGCCGCGCCCGGAGACCGGTCGCCCGGCGCCAGGCAGAAGAGACCATGGACGCCCGCAGCCCCCGTCGAGGCTCCCAGGTCACCGTGACCGCCGACGCGGACCGCGGGGCCGGAAATCGGGCCGGGGTGGGTATGTGGCCGGCCCAGGGGAAGGCGGCGCGGGGCGTCAGCGGGGCGGGACGGGGAACAGCATGCAACTGCTGGTGGCGTGGGCCAGCAGCCGGTCCTCGGAGTCGCGCAGCTCCGCCTGGGCGAGCGCGGTGCGGCGACCGCTGTGCAGGACGGTGCCGATGGCGCGGATCTTGCCGGTGTCGACGGTGACCGGACGCAGGAACTTCAAGGTCAGGTCGAGCGACGTGTAGCCCGTGCCCTGGGGCAGCACGGACTGGACGGCGCAGCCGGCCGCCGAGTCGAGGAGCGTGGCGAAGACGCCGCCGTGGACGCTGCCGATCGGGTTGTAGTGCTCCTCGCCCGGCACCAGCACGAAGACCGCCCGGCCGTGCTCGACCTCCTCCAGGGTGAAGCCCAGGGTGGCGGCGACGGGTGGGGCGGGCAGCCGTCCGGCCACGATCTCGCGGAGGAAGTCGAGGCCGCTGTGATCTCCGACGGCTCCGGCCGAGAGGGCCGGGTCCGACCACTCGAACGTACGTGACCTGCGCATTCCCACTCCCTGGCATGGCTGACTTCTGTAGGTGAAGTTAGCTCTGCGATCCTCTGGCTGTCAATGACGAAGCCAGCCTAGGATGGGCGCATGAGGTGGCTGGAGACGAGCGCTGAGAACTGCACGGTCCATCGCACTCTGGACCTGATCGGCGAGAAGTGGTCGTTGTTGCTGGTTCGGGACGCCATGAACGGCGTCCGGCGCTTCGACGACTTCCGGCGGCACATCGGACTGTCCGAGGCCGTCCTCGCGGACCGGCTGCGCAAGCTGGTGGCGGCCGGGATCCTGGAGACAGTCGCCTACCGTGAGCAGGGCCGTCGTGCCCGGCACGAGTACCGGCTCACCCGCAAGGGCTGGGATCTGTGGCCCGCGATGATCGCCCTCAAACAGTGGGGCGACCAGTACACGGCGGACCCGGAAGGGCCGCCCCTGGAGGTTCGCCATGCGGACTGCGGTGAGCCGCTGCGCGCGACGGTCGTCTGCGCCGAGGGGCACGGCCCGTTGAGTCCGCCGCAAGCCCGTACGCGCCCGGGCCCCTCGGCGCTGCCCCTCGGCTGACAGGCCCGGCGCCGCTCGTGAGGTCGGAGGCGCCCGCGCGCAGCCTCCGGCCGGTGGCTACAAGCCCCGGGCGGCCGCCCGGGCCCCCGATCCGGTCTGCTGTCGCCGGCCACCGGGCAACAGGGGTGCCCCGGGCAACAGGCATGCCCCGCGCAACAGGGGTGCCCCGCGCCGTGAGCGCGTGGGCGCGACCTCACTGCGCCGGTTTCCTCCTGAAGCCGGGGCCGGGCACGCTCTCGATGTCCTCGGGCCGGACGGGTTGGTCCTCTCCGCAGCGGATCTGGGCGTGTACGGGCGAGCCGCATCCGCGGTCCCGTGCCTCGACGGCCGGGCCCTCCGGGTTTGCTGAACGCGCTGAGTCGCAGGATCCGCAAGAAGGCGGCGTCGCTGGGTGTGCGTTACCAGTTCTTCTTCATGCGGGCCGACGGCGCCCGGCTGGGCACGCTCGGAGCCCTCTACGACGACGGGGTGCTCCGCCCGGTCGTCGACCGGATCTTCCCGTTCGACCGGATGCTGGAGGCGATGGCGTACGTCGAGCAGGGCCGCACCGGCGCCGGCAAGGTCGTGGTGTCGATGATGCCGAGGCCTTCCTCGACGTGAAGGCTCTTCGAGGTCGGCCTGAGCATCGCCCGGCTCGGTGAGCGGGACTCACGAGAAGGCCGGGAGCGTAGCGCGGTGTCAGCCGGTCGCGCTGCCCGCGACCCACTCGCTCCACGGCATGTTCCAGTCGCTGAGGCCGTTGTCCGGGGCGAGCCTGGTCTTGTCCTTGGAGTTCTTGACGATCACGACGTCACCGGTCAGCGAGTGGTCGAAGAACCACGCGGCGGGCTGCCTGTCGTTGCCGCCACCCCTGACGTCCCTCAGCCCCACGCAGCCGTGGCTGGTGTTGACCTTGCCGAAGACCGAGTCGGCGCCCCAGTAGTTGCCGTGGATGAACGTGCCCGAGTCGGTGAGACGCATGGCGTGCGGCACGGCCTTGATGTCGTACGAGGGCTTGCCGTTCTTCTCGTTGAGGCCGACGCTCGCACCGTTCATGTGGATGTGGCTGTACTTCTCGGAGATCACCATCTGACCGTTGTACGTCGGGTGCTCGGCGCTGCCTGACGAGATCGGGATGGTTCTGATCGTCTTGCCGTTCCTGACGACGGTCATCTGCTTCGTCTTCGCGTCGACGGTGCTGACCTGGCTGCGGCCGATCGTGAACGTGACCGTCTTCTGGATGCCGTCCCTGGTGAGCGTGACGGTGACGGTGGAGCCGGGGTTCCAGTAGGTCTCCGGGCGGAAGTCGAGGCGGTGGTCGCCGAACCAGTGGCCGACGACCTGCTGGCCGCTGCTGGAGCTGATCTGGATCTCCGACTGCACGGCGGCCCGGTCGTCGACCGCCCTGTCGAAGGTGACCGACACCGGCATGCCCACGCCGACGGTCGAGCCGTCCTCGGGGGAGAGGTGCCCGATGAAGTCGTTGGCCGGGGAGACCGTGGTGATCGTGGCGTTATTGCTGGCGGAGCGGCCCTTGGCGTCCTGTGCCTCTGCGGCGATCTGATACTCGGTGGCACGCTTCAGCGGGCCGTCCGGCTTCCAGGACGTGCGGTCCGCGGACACGGTGCCCGGGACCTCGGCCCCGGTCGCGACGGCGGTCATGGTCACCTTGGTGAGCGTGCCCTTGCCGACGGTGACACCGACCGGGTCGTCGACGCCGACGTGGTGACTGCCTTGCCCGGGCGTGATCTCTATGCGGGCCTCGGAGGCTTCCACGGCGCCCTGCTTCGCCGGTGTCTGTGCTGGTGCCGGTGTCTTCGCCTGCGCCTGTGCAGGTGATGTGGCGTGGTTCCCGGCGTCGTCGGTGCCGGTGGCAGCGATGCTTGTACCGCCGAGGGCCGTGACCGCGAGCACGCCGCCAAGAACGCCGGTCGTAGCCACCAGTCCGGTGCGTCGTTTCCTCAGCATGATCAAACACATCTCCCATGGCACTGTCTCTGCGTCTGCGCTGATCACCCAAGAGGCGCAACCAGCCTTGAGACTACTTATAGACATGGCTATGTCCATAAATGGGTAAATTGTGGCGAAGGCCACGCCATGGCTCATTCAGGCCCGTGACGGCTGAGCGCCCGGTCGTGGACCGACTGCCGCTTCCCCCTGCGTCGGCTCTCCGCCCTGGGCGGCAGGAGGCTGACGATCCGAGACGGCCCGTCCCTCTCGGGTCGCGGCCGTCGTACCCCCGGCGCTTCAGCTGTTCCCGGCGGACCCGTGCGCGTCCTGCGCGTCGGCGGCGGCGACGGCTGCGTCGCGCAGTGCGTCCAACAGGCCATGCAGGGCGGGCTGTTCGAGGGCGATCTCCCGGACGGCCGCCGAGATCACCCGGACCGGCTCAGGGTTGCGGACCTGGCGTACGACGACGCCGGGGTGCTGGTTGCGCAGCCCGAGCCGCGGCATCAGGGCGACGCCGAGACCTGCCGCGACGAAGCCCTGCGCGGTGGCGTAGTCCTCGCTCTGGATGACGAAGTCGGGGCTGAAGCCGGCCGCCGCGCAGGAGTCGATGACCGGTTCGAGGCAGGGACCGGGGGGCTCGCTGCCGACCCACTGCTCTCCGGCCAGCTCGTGCAGGTCGACGACTTCGTTGCCCGCAAGCGGGTGGCCGTGGGGCAGTACGGCCGCGTACGGATCGTCGAGGAGGTGGACGAGCCGGAAGCCGTCGCCGGCGCGGTCCCGCGACTGCACCACCACCGCCAGATCGGCCCGGCCCTCCGCCACTTCCTGGAACGGGTCCTGCGGGTCGGTCAGCCGGAGGTCGACACGGACACCGGGGTGCTCGGCGCGCAGCGCGGCCAGGGCGGGCGCCACCAGTGTCGAGCCCGCCGTGGCGAAGTATCGGACCGACAGCCGGCCGGTGCGTCCCGCGCGGAGGTCGGCGAGCGCGGTCTCCGCCTGGGCGACCGCCGCACTGATCAACGCCGCGTGCTCGGTGAGCAGCAACCCGGCCGCCGTGGGGCGCACCCCGCGGCCGACCCGCTCCAGCAGCGCCGTACCGGCCTGCTTCTCCAGCGCCGCCACCTGCTGACTGACGGCGGACGGGGTGTAGCCGAGGTGTGCCGCGGCGGCGGTGACCGTGCCACTGGTGACCACCGCGCGCAGGACCAGCAGTCGCCTCACATCAAGCATGTAGCACAGCTTAACAGTATGGGTAGAACCATTTGCTTGTCCTCAAAGCTTGGCTGAGGCACCTTCATTGGCAGGGATCACGCAGGCCGGCACGAGAACGACCACCGGTTCACCGGACCGAAGAGACGGAAGAGGAGGAGGCACCATGAACGACGGCAGTGGGGCGAGGAGTCTGTGGGGCGGATTGCGGGTGGCCGTGCTCGCCCTGCTCTGGGGCTCGACCTTCCTCTGGACCGAGCTGGCGCTGCGCGGGCTCTCCCCGTTCCAGGTCACGTTCACGCGCTGCGCCCTCGGCGCGCTCGTCCTCGTCGTCGCCTGCCGCGCATCGGGGCACCGGCTGCCGAAGGGAGCCGCCGTCTGGCGGCACCTCGTCATCGCGGCCTTCTTCTGCAACGCCCTGCCGTTCGCCCTGTTCAGCCTGGGCCAGCAGAGCGTGGACTCCGGGCTTGCGGGCGCCCTGAACGCGACGACCCCGCTCTGGTCGATCGCCCTCGGTCTGGCCCTCGGCTCCGAGCGCGGGCTGCGGCCCGTCCGGCTGGCGGGTCTCCTGCTCGGCTTCACCGGCACGATCGTCATCTTCGCCCCCTGGCAGACGGCCGCGGCCGACGGCTGGGGCGCCCTCGCCATCCTGGGCGCGGCCGCGAGCTACGCCGTGGCGTTCACGTACATGGGCCGCACCCTGGTCCGCAGGGGAACCCCCACGATCTCGCTGTCCGCCGCCCAGCTCGTCGCCGCGAGCGGACTGAGCACTCTCGCGGTGCCCATCGGCGGTCTGCAGTCCATCGATCCCGGCCCGACGGTTCTGGTCGCGGCCGTCGTCCTCAGCGTCTGTTGCACGGCCATCACCTTCCACCTCACCTACCGGATCATCAACGACGAGGGTGCGACCAACGCCGCGGTCGTCGGATATCTGCTGCCGGTCGTGTCCGTGCTGCTGGGCGCGGTCGTCCTGGGCGAGGACCCGAGCGTACGGGTGGTGCTGGGAATGGTCGTGGTGCTGGCGGGAGTGGGGATGACGCGGAGGCAGGGGACGGCGGCGACCGCTCAGGAGGCGACTGCTCACGAGGTGACCGCTCAGGAGGCGGCCGCGCCCCGACCCGACCCGGAGGACCACCCGACCGACGCTCAGCGCCCCCTCTCGGTGAACCGCCGATGACCTCGGGTGCGCCCGGCCGACCGCGATGGCGCCAAAGGCCTGCCGCGGGTGCGACCCGCCTGAGAGGATGGCAGAAACCCTCACAGGAACGGAGAGTGGAGCGTGCTCCTGCTCATACTGTCGGTCGTCTTTCTGCTCCTCGTCGGCGGCTGCGTCTGCGTCTACTGGGAGGCCCGGGGTGACGCCCCCCGCTGGGCACGTGGCGTGGCGAAGGCGACGCTGATCGGCAGTGAACTGGCGCGCAGCGCGCGCCGGAGCTCCCGCTCCCGGCAGAGCGCCGGAGACGACTAGGGCCTGTTCTGAGTTGAGATCACGGGATCGGTCATTCCCGCTTCAGGAGGGTGCTGGCTGCGGTAGACCGGTCGCGTGACTCGTGGTGATCTGACCGATGCCGAGTGGGAGTTGATCGAGCCGCACCTGCCGCTGGGGGCGTTCGGACCGATTCCTGACCTGCGCAGCTACTTCAACGTGGTGATGTGGCGGTTCCGTACCGGCAGCCCCTGGCGGGATGTGCCGGAGAGCTACGGCTCCTGGTCGACGATCTATGACCGGTTCCGGACGTGGGCGCGTGACGAAGTCTTCCAGACCCTCATGGAAGCGGTGATCGCCGAGGCAGCGGCCCGCGACGACGTCGATCTCAGCCTGGTCAGCGTGGACTCGACCGTTGCCCGCGCGCATCACCACGCGGCGGGCATGGTCGTCGCCCCGGAGCTCCTTGAGGACTTGGAGAAGGCCGTGGCGGAGGAAAGGGGCTGCGGCAAAGGGGCAAAACGACGCCGTAGGCGAGGGGTCCGCGAACAGGGAGGATCCCGAGCGGGAACAGCGCCGCGCCGTGCACCGACGCCGCAGGGCCCGACTACGGGCCGCCGAGCTGGGCCGCTCCCGGGGCGGGCTCACCAGCAAGGTCCACCTCGCCGTCGAGCGGCGCTGCCGCCCGCTGTCCATCATCCTCACCCCCGGGCAGGCCGCGGACAGCCCGCGCTTCATCCCGGTCCTCAAGAAGATCAAGGTGCGCGGTCCCCTCGGCCGCCCCAGGACCCGGCCGGACGCAGCGGCCGGCGACAAGGCGTACTCCTCCCGTGCCAACCGCGCCCACCTGCGCAGACGCAACATCAAGGCGGTGATCCCGGAAAAGACCGACCAGGCCGCCAACCGCAAGAAGAAGGGACGCTCCGGCGGCCGCCCTGTCAGCCATGACGCCACGCTGTACAAAGATCGCAACACAGTCGAGCGCGCCATCAACAAGTTCAAGGAATGGCGGGGGCTGGCCACCCGCTATGACAAGACACCCGAGAGCTACGCCGCAGGACTCCACCTGCGCGGGTCCATCCTCTGGTTACGTAGCCTTCCAGCCCTCCCGTGACCTCCACTCAGAACTTGGCCCTAGCCGGAGTGCGAGCCGCGGGTCCGGCGCAGTCGGCGAGTC
The window above is part of the Streptomyces sp. NBC_00425 genome. Proteins encoded here:
- a CDS encoding family 2 encapsulin nanocompartment cargo protein terpene cyclase, with the translated sequence MPDSGPLGSPPPERRPSPPTTVPDAPAPVVPDLAATRAASGFLAALHPPVTAPDPPPPPAPPSTARHTPDTTAAGSALQEVALQGIAFQGILRGPTGLGTSSLALSARCEPPPAQPVSATPAPPAAGRAVPGLYHHSVPEPDPVRVEEVSRRIKHWAEDEVQLYPEEWEGQFDGFSVGRYMVACHPDAPTVDHLMLATRLMVAENAVDDCYCEDHGGSPVGLGGRLLLAHTTLDHLHTTAEYASAWQESLVSDAPRRAYRSAMGYFVRAATPSQADRYRHDMARLHMGYLAEAAWAQTGHVPEVWEYLAMRQFNNFRPCPTITDTVGDYELPADLHARPDMQRVIALAGNATTIVNDLYSYTKELDSPGVHLNLPVVIAERERLSERDAYLKAVEVHNELQHAFETAAADLAKACPLPPVLRFLRGVAAWVDGNHDWHRTNTYRYSLPDFW
- a CDS encoding family 2B encapsulin nanocompartment shell protein, with the protein product MSVDSVPETHTTPAAAQQSLSTAAARNLATTTKSAPQMQEITSRWLLRMLPWVEAKGGAYRVNRRLRHTLGDGRIEFVQEGATVRVIPRELGELALLRGFEDADVLTVLADRCTQRDFTAGEVLVERGDPADRIHLIAHGRLIQTSEGPYGGENSLAVLADGDHFGENALSDSDARHDCTVTAQTSGTLLTLSHADFTAVQNRAPHLRAHVDRFSSRARQRQNKHGEAEIALSAGHVGEAELPGTFVDYEPKPREYELSVAQTVLRVHTRVADLYNGPMNQSEEQLRLTIEALRERQEHELINNREFGLLHNVDFKQRIQPRSGPPTPDDMDDLLCRRRGTKLFLAHPRTIAAIGRGFNACGLYPDHVDLGGQSVPAWRGVPILPCNKIPVSKEQTSTIIAMRTGEQNQGVIGLRQTGLLDEYEPGLSVRFMGINEQAIISYLVSTYYSAAVLLPDALGVMENVQIAPRPR
- a CDS encoding PaaI family thioesterase, with amino-acid sequence MRRSRTFEWSDPALSAGAVGDHSGLDFLREIVAGRLPAPPVAATLGFTLEEVEHGRAVFVLVPGEEHYNPIGSVHGGVFATLLDSAAGCAVQSVLPQGTGYTSLDLTLKFLRPVTVDTGKIRAIGTVLHSGRRTALAQAELRDSEDRLLAHATSSCMLFPVPPR
- a CDS encoding winged helix-turn-helix transcriptional regulator; translated protein: MRWLETSAENCTVHRTLDLIGEKWSLLLVRDAMNGVRRFDDFRRHIGLSEAVLADRLRKLVAAGILETVAYREQGRRARHEYRLTRKGWDLWPAMIALKQWGDQYTADPEGPPLEVRHADCGEPLRATVVCAEGHGPLSPPQARTRPGPSALPLG
- a CDS encoding zinc-binding dehydrogenase, which encodes MLNALSRRIRKKAASLGVRYQFFFMRADGARLGTLGALYDDGVLRPVVDRIFPFDRMLEAMAYVEQGRTGAGKVVVSMMPRPSST
- a CDS encoding L,D-transpeptidase; translation: MLRKRRTGLVATTGVLGGVLAVTALGGTSIAATGTDDAGNHATSPAQAQAKTPAPAQTPAKQGAVEASEARIEITPGQGSHHVGVDDPVGVTVGKGTLTKVTMTAVATGAEVPGTVSADRTSWKPDGPLKRATEYQIAAEAQDAKGRSASNNATITTVSPANDFIGHLSPEDGSTVGVGMPVSVTFDRAVDDRAAVQSEIQISSSSGQQVVGHWFGDHRLDFRPETYWNPGSTVTVTLTRDGIQKTVTFTIGRSQVSTVDAKTKQMTVVRNGKTIRTIPISSGSAEHPTYNGQMVISEKYSHIHMNGASVGLNEKNGKPSYDIKAVPHAMRLTDSGTFIHGNYWGADSVFGKVNTSHGCVGLRDVRGGGNDRQPAAWFFDHSLTGDVVIVKNSKDKTRLAPDNGLSDWNMPWSEWVAGSATG
- a CDS encoding LysR family transcriptional regulator; protein product: MLDVRRLLVLRAVVTSGTVTAAAAHLGYTPSAVSQQVAALEKQAGTALLERVGRGVRPTAAGLLLTEHAALISAAVAQAETALADLRAGRTGRLSVRYFATAGSTLVAPALAALRAEHPGVRVDLRLTDPQDPFQEVAEGRADLAVVVQSRDRAGDGFRLVHLLDDPYAAVLPHGHPLAGNEVVDLHELAGEQWVGSEPPGPCLEPVIDSCAAAGFSPDFVIQSEDYATAQGFVAAGLGVALMPRLGLRNQHPGVVVRQVRNPEPVRVISAAVREIALEQPALHGLLDALRDAAVAAADAQDAHGSAGNS
- a CDS encoding DMT family transporter, translating into MNDGSGARSLWGGLRVAVLALLWGSTFLWTELALRGLSPFQVTFTRCALGALVLVVACRASGHRLPKGAAVWRHLVIAAFFCNALPFALFSLGQQSVDSGLAGALNATTPLWSIALGLALGSERGLRPVRLAGLLLGFTGTIVIFAPWQTAAADGWGALAILGAAASYAVAFTYMGRTLVRRGTPTISLSAAQLVAASGLSTLAVPIGGLQSIDPGPTVLVAAVVLSVCCTAITFHLTYRIINDEGATNAAVVGYLLPVVSVLLGAVVLGEDPSVRVVLGMVVVLAGVGMTRRQGTAATAQEATAHEVTAQEAAAPRPDPEDHPTDAQRPLSVNRR